In Eubalaena glacialis isolate mEubGla1 chromosome 4, mEubGla1.1.hap2.+ XY, whole genome shotgun sequence, the genomic window GACATAACAATATTGGGGGATCTAGATTATGAGGACTCTGGGTTCTATGATATAGATGTAGAAGCCCATGATGGGCCTGGTCTCCGAGCCAGAAGTAAGATACTGGTGACAATTCTGGATGTAAATGACAATGCTCCAGAAGTCACAGTTACATCTCTCACCAGCTCTATTCAAGAAACTTCTTCCCCAGGCACAGTAATTGCACTTTTCAATGTGCATGACAGTGATTCAGGAGAGAATGGCCTTGTCACGTGTTCTATTCCAGATAATCTGCCATTCACACTTGAAAAGACCTTTGGAAATTATCATCGGTTGTTGACACACAGTACTCTGGATAGGGAAGAAGCCTCAGAATATAACATCACTGTAACTGCCACTGACCACGGAACTCCACCATTGTCTACAGAAACACACATCTCACTGAACGTGGCAGACGTCAATGACAACCCACCTGCCTTCCCTCAAGCTTCCTACTTGGCCTACATTCCAGAAAACAATCCTAGGGGAGCTTCTATCTTCTCTGTGACCGCCCATGACCCTGACAGTAACGAGAACTCAAGGGTCACTTACTCTCTGGCTGAGGACACGCTGCAGGGGGCGCCTCTCTCCTCCTATATCTCTATCAACTCTGACACAGGTGTATTGTATGCTCTGCGCTCCTTTGACTATGAACAGGTTAGAGACCTGCAGCTCCTTGTGACAGCCAGCGACAGCGGGGACCCTCCACTCAGCAGCAACGTGTCTCTGAGCATATTCGTGCTGGACCAGAACGACAACACACCTGAGATTCTGTACCCCGCCCTCCCCACCGACGGTTCCACCGGTGTGGAGCTGGCACCCCGCTCTGCAGAGCCTGGCTACCTGGTGACCAAGGTGGTGGCTGTGGACAGAGACTCGGGCCAGAACGCCTGGCTGTCCTACCGCCTGCTCAAGGCCAGCGAGCCGGGACTCTTCGCGGTGGGGCTGCACACGGGCGAGGTGCGCACAGCGCGGGCCCTGCTGGACAGAGACTCACTCAAGCAGAGCCTGGTGGTGGCGGTCCAGGACCACGGCCAGCCCCCTCTCTCGGCCACCGTCACGCTCACGGTGGCCGTGGCTGACAGCATCCCAGACGTCCTGACTGACTTAGGCAGCCTGAAGCCCTCAGCGGACCCTGATGACTCGGGCCTCACGCTGTACCTAGTGGTGGCGGTGGCCGCGGTCTCCTGCGTCTTCCTCGCATTTATCATCGTGCTGCTGGCGCTCAGACTGCGGCACTGGCACATGTCGCGTCTGCTCCAGGCTTCAGGCAGCAGGTTGGCCAGGGTGCCCGCCTCCCACTTTGTGGGCGTGGACGGGGTGCGGGCTTTCCTGCAGACCTATTCCCACGAGGTCTCGCTCACCGCGGACTCGCGGGGGAGTCACGTGATCTTCCCGCAGCCCAACTACGCGGACACGCTCATCAGTCAGGAGAGCTGTGAGAAAAGTGGGCCTCTCCTGATATCTCAAGATTTacttgaaagaaaaggagaacCCAGTCTTCAACAGGTGAGTCAGATCTTGCCGCACTGAAACGTAGGCAGAGAGCTGCATAAATGTCTCCAATTACATATAAAAGACGCTTCTTTTTTAGTATTCTTTAAAGTGCTTTAAAGTGGAAGGGCAGATGATCCTTCAATAATGATCAATAACAGTTACTACACCTAGTAGTTATTGATTACTTATCCTTTGTAATCTTCATTCAGTTATAGTGTCAGCagcaatttcttaattttatactTCTAACCCtctcatgtctttatttttttattatttttaaacatctttattggagtataattgctttacaatggtgtgttagtttctgctttataacaaggtggatcacctatacatatacatatatccccatatctcctcccccttgcgtctccctcctaccctccctatcccacccctcttggtggtcactaagcactgagctgatccccctgtgctattcggctgcttcccactagctatctatttgacatttggtagtatacataagtccatgacactctctcacttcgtcccagcttacccttcctcctccccaagtcctcaagtccattctctacgtctgtgtctttattcctgtcctgcccctaggttcttcataacctttttttttttgagtccgtatatatgtgttagcatatgatatttatttttctctttctgacttacttcaccctgtatgacagactctaggtccatccacctcactacaaataactcaatttcgtttctttttatggctgagtaatattccattgtatatatgtgccacatcttctttatccattcatctgtcgatggacacttaggttgcttccatgtcctggctattgtaaatagagctgcaatgaacattgtcgtacatgactctttttgaattatggttttctcaggttatatgcccagtagtgggattgccgggttatatggaatttctatttttagttgtttaaggaacctccacactgttctccatagtggctgtatcaatttacattcccacaaacagtgcaagagggctcccttttctccacaccctttccagcatttattgtttgtagattttttgatgatggccattctgaccggtgtgaggtgatacctcattgtagttttgatttgcatttctctaatgatgtgtgatgttgagcatcctttcatgtgtttgttggcaatctgtatatcttctttggagaaatgtctatttaggttttctgcccatttttggattgggttgtttgattttttgatactgagctgcataagctgcttgtatattttgaagattaatcctttgtcagttgctttgtttgcaaatattttctcccattctgagggttatattttcatcttgtttatggtttcctttgctgtgcaaaagcttttaagattcattaagtcccatttgtttatttttgttttaatttctatttctctaggaggtgggtcaaaaaggatcttgctgtgatttatgtcatagagtgttctgcctatgttttcctctaagagttttatagtgtctggccttacatttaggtctttattccattttgagtttatttttgtgtatggtgttagggagtgttctaatttcattcttttacatgtggctgtccagttttcccagcaccacttattgaagaggctgtcttttctccattgtatattcttgcctcctttatcaaaaataaggtgaccatatgtgcgtgggtttatctctgggctttctatcctgttccattgatctatatttctgtttttgtgccagtactgtactgtcttgattactgtagctttgtagtatagtctgaagtccaggagcctgattcctccagctctgtttttctttctcaagattgccttggctattcggggtcttttgtgtttccatacaaattgtgaaattttttgttctagttctgtgaaaaatgccattggtagtttgataggggttgcactgaatctgtagattgctttgggtagtatagtcattttcacaatgttgattcttccaatccaagaacgtggtatatctctccatctatttgtatcatctttaatttctttcatcagcgtcttatagttttctgcatacaggtcttttttctccttaggtaggtttattcctaggtattttattctttttgttgcagtggtaaatgggagtgtttctttaatttctctttcagatttttcatcattagtgtataggaatgcaagagatttctgtgcattaactttgtatcctgctactttaccaaattcattgattagctctagtagttttctggtagcatcttttagtattctctatgtatagtatcatgtcatctgcaaaaagtgacagctttacttcttcttttctgatttggagtccttttatttctttttcttctctgattgctgcctCTCACGTCTTTAAAACCATTTTCCTTTAGGCATTACTGAAAGGATAGATTAGAATTGTGAAATAGGAggcaattgtatatatttatattaaagcaTTCTCCCTTATGAAGCTGTTGTTGTGTCTGGattgagtattttaaaatttcctctttttacacCCTAATGTACTTTGCttgaaatttacttttctttcctttgggatAGGTATTTTCCATTATGATTAAACAATGGCAATTTATAAATATTAGGGAATATACTTAACATTTAGATATAACTTTAACAGGGATAGCTTCTCAACTGGATTGGTACATTTCATATATTGTGTTGCTGCAGTTTGTGAGATGCACCAACAGTGACTATGTGTGATTCCTTTGGTGCACTTCTGTGATTACCAAAAATATTGCCCATTTAATTTCACTCATATTTAATAGGTTGCAGGagtgattttaataatttctaaattaCCTATTATGGTACCACTATGAGACCCTTTTCGATTTCTAAGgaaaacataacttttaaaaatcttagatCCTAAACTGATATGATTTATGCTATTTAGTAAGAATGTCTCAGCCCTGGTCCCAAAAATTGCTCATAGGTATCTCTGTCACCGTTGGGCTCTGGGATGATCTGACTTCGGGAAAATATTCATGAATGTCTAGGACTGCAAAAATTAGTGAACTTTGGATACCTGGAAATTGTAGCGATAGTTTGTGGACTATGCCTCAATTCAGCTTAAGGAGGAGAGTTTGAGTTTCTGAATGCCTTTGTCTTCATGGGAAATTGTGGTGCAATACATAGAGTAAAACAGGAATGTGGTATGATACAACTAGCTGGcatgaggagaggaaagagaaaataataaatgaatatagaGAAACAAATCGTATCTGAGGATAGATCGTTTAAAATGCTgaagctttaaaatataatttggaaatatCAATTGTCTTGAAACTGTGACAGACATATTTGGATGCTGGCATTAAGAATACATTCCAGAATCAGagtgatacatatttttttaaatgcctaggAGGGCAGTAGATAATTTATAACTAATATCAcatggaaaatacatttttgtttgagTGGACACTGGGTTTCTTTTAGAAAGTAATAtttctggttaaataaattgttgCACAATTATATTATGGGCTACTACATagctataagaaataaaaaatgggaaaCCTTTTTATGTACTGTTAGAATATGTTATCTTCAAGACATAATGAGtgatatatacactactatgtataaaataggtaactaatgagaacctactgtacagcacagggaactctactcaatgcttgGTGGGGACCTAAGtgagaagaaaatcaaaaaaagaggggatatatgtgtacgtatagctgattcactttgctgtacagcagaaactaacacaacattgtaaagcaactatactccaataaaaattaatttaataaaataaaatgcaccaaAGTCTTATAGCTCAGATTTCAAGGAAACTCAGTAGAAGTTTCCTCAAATTTGATAACAatcaaaaaattacattttattactAACAAATGGTTGAGAATTTGAAAGAAACCTCTGCAaactgtcaaaaaataaaaagcaaatttccatcaattaaaaaaatatatataatgagtgaaaaaagcaagatgcagaacaTTGTATATTGTATACTTCCTTTTGTGTCTAAAACCGggggagaatatttttaaaaatccgcTGAACTATACAAAACATACTAATGGAATGATACACAAAAAACAGAGCACTCATTTCTCCTGGGAGAAATATGTTGTTGAAAGCATAGAGGGAGAGCCTATAAAATATGCCATATGTGCCTTTTGAATTTCGAACTGTATGAATGTATgcctatttaaaaacaaataaatactcctgtaaatcccccccccccacaaaaaaagagaaaaaaaaatagttccttGCAAAACATTTACAAGACATTAGTGCAGTTTCTGGGGAAAACCTCTGGGCGTCGCTGTAGGtcaaaagaagggagagaagataATCAGAGACGCATTTGGGAACCTCTGAAAGGGTAACTTCCTGCTCAAACAAACCACACAGGGGAGGCCAGTACAGGTTTGGATACAGGAAACGAAAGCAGGAGAAGTGACCCTACCGCGGAGTTTGCTTATTCCTCCTCCCGACCAAGGAGCAGAGCAGCAGCGGAGGGAGACAGGATGAGGCCGAGCGCAGAGACGAGCGGCCGAGCGCGGTGGCGGCAGGTACTGTTGCCCTTCCTGCTGTCTTTGTTCCGCGGGGCTCTCCCAGACCAAATTCGCTACTCAATTCCCGAGGAGCTGGCCAAGAATTCGGTGGTAGGAAACCTCGCCAAGGATCTGGGGCTCAGTGTCCGGGACTTGCCGGCCCGGAAGTTGCGGGTTACCGCAGAGAAGGAATATTTCATTGTAAACCTTGAGAGCGGGGACTTACTTGTGAGTGATAGAATAGACCGAGAGCAGATTTGTGGGAAGAAGCCTCTGTGCATTCTGGATTTCGATACTGTCGCTGAAAACCCACTAAATATTTTCCATGTATCAGTAATAGTACAGGATATAAATGACAACACTCCGCTATTCAAACAGAGTAAGATTGACTTAAAAATTGGAGAATCCACTAAGCCAGGTAAAACATTTCCACTAGACCCGGCGCTGGATTCGGATGCTGGTCCTAATTCACTGCAAAGATACAACCTTAATGAAAATGAGCACTTTGATCTCACAGAGAAACAGACTCCAGATGGACGTAAATATCCTGAGTTGATTCTGAAACATTCTCTGGACAGAGAAGAGCAGAATTTTCATCATCTGGTCCTGACAGCTGTAGACGGTGGGGACCCACCCCAAAGTGGCACCACCCAGATCCAAATCCAAGTCACAGATGCCAACGATAATGCCCCAGTGTTCAGCCAGGATGTGTACAGGGTCAGCCTGCAAGAGGGCGTGCCCCGTGGCTTCTTAGTGCTTCAACTGACAGCCACCGACCAGGACGAGGGCATCAACGCAGAGATCATCTACTCCTTTCATAATGTGGATGAACAAGTGGAACAATTTTTTAACTTAGACAGAAGAACAGGAGAAATCACGACAAAGgattattttgattttgaaatcGCTCATAGTTACACTCTTACTATAGAAGCGAAAGATCCTGGAGATCTAGCAGCCCATTGCAGTGTCCAAGTCGAAATTCTTGATGAAAATGATTGTGCACCGGAAGTGATTGTGACTTCAATATTTACTCCCCTACCAGAGGATTCACCACCAGGAACAGTGATCGCCTTGATAAAAACAAGAGACAGAGACTCTGGAGAAAATGGAGACGTTTACTGCCAAATCTTGGGAAAGGCCGAGTTTATATTGAAATCTTACTCGAAGAACTATTACAAGCTAGTGACAGACAGGACCCTGGACCGGGAGGAGATCCCAGAATACAACGTCACTATAATGGCCACCGACAGAGGCAAGCAGCCCCTCTCCTCTAGTATAAGCATCACTCTGCGCCTCGCAGATGTCAACGACAACGCTCCAGTTTTCCACCAGGCCTCCTACGTGGCCCACGTGGCAGAAAACAACCCGCCCGGCGCCTCCATCGCGCAAGTTAGCGCTTCAGATCCAGACTTGGGGCCCAACGGCCACGTCTCCTACTCCATCGTGGCCAGCGACCTGGAGCCGCGCGCGCTGTCGTCCTACGTGTCCGTGAGCGCGCAGAGCGGCGTGGTGTTCGCGCAGCGCGCCTTCGACCACGAGCAGCTGCGCGCCTTCGAGCTGACGCTGCAGGCCCGCGACCACGGCTCGCCCGCGCTCAGCGCCAACGTGAGCCTGCGCGTGCTGGTGGGCGACCGCAACGACAACGCGCCCAGGGTGCTGTACCCGGCGCTGGGGCCCGATGGCTCGGCGCTCTTCGACACGGTGCCGCGCGCCGCGCAGCCCGGCTACCTGGTCACCAAGGTGGTGGCGGTGGACGCCGACTCTGGACACAACGCCTGGCTGTCCTACCACGTGCTGCAGGCCAGCGAGCCCGGACTCTTCAGCGTGGGGCTGCGCACGGGCGAGGTGCGCACGGCGCGGGCCCTGGGCGACAGGGACGCGGCCCGTCAGCGCCTGCTGGTTGCTGTGCGCGATGGGGGACAGCCGCCCCTCTCGGCCACCGCCACGCTGCTCCTGGTTTTCGCGGACAGCCTGCAGGAGGCGCTGCCGGACCTCAGTGACCACTCTGAGCCCACTGACCCCCAGGCTGAGCTGCAGTTTTACCTGGTGGTGGCCTTGGCCTTGATCTCGGTGCTCTTCCTCCTGGCAGTGATTCTGGCGGTCGCCCTACACCTTCGACGCTCCTCCAGCCCCGCTGCCTGGAGCTGCTTTCAGCCTGGTCTGAGTTCCAAGTCTGGACCCGTGGTTCCCCCTAACTACAGTGAGGGAACATTGCCCTATTCCTACAATCTGTGTGTTGCCTCTCAATCAGCTAAGGCAGAATTTAATTTTCTCAGCGTCACCCCAGAAATGGCTCCCCCTCGGGATCTCCTCTGCGAAGATGCCTCTTGGGTGCCAAGTAGTAATCATGGAGATGCTGGGGTCCCATTTGCCTCAGGtactattttacaggtgagcttTAATTTAATTCACTTTTTTACCTTGCGGTTTCAATGTTTCTTAACAAATCACCTAACCCGAGTAGAAGTCTTCAATtcacattttattgttttgtggGTAGAATTTAGGTGGTTTTCTGCCTTAAATATCTTAATCATATTTAAACAAATCTTTGACATAGGTTTTCTATCTGACAGGTGAGATTTATTTATCATAGTTACAAGCTTTTACTTCATAagatacttctttttcttcctcatctTTACATTCCTTCCCTCTGAAAGTTTATTACTGTTGAGACCTTAAGCTATTCCTTTTTCCTTCAGGGTCTTTAtattagttttattaattttagttgTACTTCCTCTTAGAATTATAGTACTTAAGAGTAAAGTAAACCATCTCACTAGTTTGGGAAACTGGGaaccaaagaaaggaagaattttaCTCAATGTCATGGCCTGTCAACAGCAGAGCATGGGTAGGACTGACATGAACACCAGCACTCTTCGTATCTTTACAAGCTAAGTGTCTTGGGATCCCGGATCTATTTCAAAAGGTTGTGAAAAGTTTGAGGTATGCAGTGTCTGCTATTAAGAGTGTGTTTAATAAATGGGAGAAATCTTTCTCTCTCAGGCACAATAACAAATTGCTCTTGTGAAAAATTGTACATTGAGAAAAATTTTGCAACCCATTCTCACATTGTTtccttaaaactttattttttgaattttctaggTATAGatgtaaaacatctttattttctttattttcctatgAAGGTGTCATTAAGTAAAAATTGCTTCTCTCAATGGACTCTCTGAaatgtccacttttttttttttagtcatgaggcatttctttttctgctacCATATAAAGGTGATAACATTAAATATCTGTCTTAACATAGAAAGGCCACTCACTGCCTGCTCAATGATAAGTATGTGGACTTGTTTTTTCTGTAAGGGTGATGAACTAAAGCCCTTTCTGCCATAGTCACTCTACTGATTTTCCCCAGGTGTCTGTAACTGTTAAACATCTAACTCCAATTTAGACATAgtaataggaaaatataaataatgcatAGTTAATCCGACTCAAACTCTCAGTCTGATATAGTGTAGCTGCCATGTTCTTAGTGTGAAAATCTTGAAACTGTCTTGAAGACCTCACAagtaacaaaaagcaaaaaaaaaaaaaaacaaaaaacaaaaaagtccctTTATTTCTTCTGCATATGACAGCTAATGCAATTTGCATAATTCAGTAGGCCTTTTTTCAAAGGTCTACTGAGAGCTAGAATTGTTTTCTTGACATTCTTATGTACAAATGGGCAT contains:
- the LOC133090991 gene encoding protocadherin gamma-A4 isoform X10; its protein translation is MAASPYCPDCSRLIGICVLLGALWEIRAEHILYSVPEELENGSFVGNIAKDLGLEPRELAERGVRIVSRGRTQLFALNPRSGSLVTAGRIDREELCDRSPKCVVNLEILLEDKVKIFGVEVEIIDVNDNAPNFGAEQREIKVAESENPGTRFPLPEAFDPDIGINSLQGYQLSSNGHFSLDVQSGADGIKYPELVLERALDREEEAVHHLVLTAFDGGDRVHSGTTRIHVTLVDTNDNAPVFTQPEYHVSVRENVPVGSRLLTVKATDPDEGANGEVTYSFRKVRDKISQLFQLNSLTGDITILGDLDYEDSGFYDIDVEAHDGPGLRARSKILVTILDVNDNAPEVTVTSLTSSIQETSSPGTVIALFNVHDSDSGENGLVTCSIPDNLPFTLEKTFGNYHRLLTHSTLDREEASEYNITVTATDHGTPPLSTETHISLNVADVNDNPPAFPQASYLAYIPENNPRGASIFSVTAHDPDSNENSRVTYSLAEDTLQGAPLSSYISINSDTGVLYALRSFDYEQVRDLQLLVTASDSGDPPLSSNVSLSIFVLDQNDNTPEILYPALPTDGSTGVELAPRSAEPGYLVTKVVAVDRDSGQNAWLSYRLLKASEPGLFAVGLHTGEVRTARALLDRDSLKQSLVVAVQDHGQPPLSATVTLTVAVADSIPDVLTDLGSLKPSADPDDSGLTLYLVVAVAAVSCVFLAFIIVLLALRLRHWHMSRLLQASGSRLARVPASHFVGVDGVRAFLQTYSHEVSLTADSRGSHVIFPQPNYADTLISQESCEKSGPLLISQDLLERKGEPSLQQQAPPNTDWRFSQAQRPGTSGSQNGDETGTWPNNQFDTEMLQAMILASASEAADGSSTLGGGAGTMGLSARYGPQFTLQHVPDYRQNVYIPGSNATLTNAAGKRDGKAPAGGNGNKKKSGKKEKK
- the LOC133090991 gene encoding protocadherin gamma-B2 isoform X13 — encoded protein: MRPSAETSGRARWRQVLLPFLLSLFRGALPDQIRYSIPEELAKNSVVGNLAKDLGLSVRDLPARKLRVTAEKEYFIVNLESGDLLVSDRIDREQICGKKPLCILDFDTVAENPLNIFHVSVIVQDINDNTPLFKQSKIDLKIGESTKPGKTFPLDPALDSDAGPNSLQRYNLNENEHFDLTEKQTPDGRKYPELILKHSLDREEQNFHHLVLTAVDGGDPPQSGTTQIQIQVTDANDNAPVFSQDVYRVSLQEGVPRGFLVLQLTATDQDEGINAEIIYSFHNVDEQVEQFFNLDRRTGEITTKDYFDFEIAHSYTLTIEAKDPGDLAAHCSVQVEILDENDCAPEVIVTSIFTPLPEDSPPGTVIALIKTRDRDSGENGDVYCQILGKAEFILKSYSKNYYKLVTDRTLDREEIPEYNVTIMATDRGKQPLSSSISITLRLADVNDNAPVFHQASYVAHVAENNPPGASIAQVSASDPDLGPNGHVSYSIVASDLEPRALSSYVSVSAQSGVVFAQRAFDHEQLRAFELTLQARDHGSPALSANVSLRVLVGDRNDNAPRVLYPALGPDGSALFDTVPRAAQPGYLVTKVVAVDADSGHNAWLSYHVLQASEPGLFSVGLRTGEVRTARALGDRDAARQRLLVAVRDGGQPPLSATATLLLVFADSLQEALPDLSDHSEPTDPQAELQFYLVVALALISVLFLLAVILAVALHLRRSSSPAAWSCFQPGLSSKSGPVVPPNYSEGTLPYSYNLCVASQSAKAEFNFLSVTPEMAPPRDLLCEDASWVPSSNHGDAGVPFASGTILQQAPPNTDWRFSQAQRPGTSGSQNGDETGTWPNNQFDTEMLQAMILASASEAADGSSTLGGGAGTMGLSARYGPQFTLQHVPDYRQNVYIPGSNATLTNAAGKRDGKAPAGGNGNKKKSGKKEKK